The proteins below are encoded in one region of Pseudomonas helmanticensis:
- a CDS encoding ChaN family lipoprotein, whose translation MRGLWLLALVVLAGCQHVVAPPPVNGEIRDLRSGQLLTAQELIDRLAAPERLIIGEQHDNADHHAVQLWLLQSLGERRPQGSLSLEMLTPDQQPNVDAQRQSASPAADLPAALAWQDGWDWNLYGPIVRFALAQPYPLLAANLDDGEIRAVYRKPPGLSGERSNADSVKTTLLEQISDSHCGLLPKSQMPAMLAVQQQRDRRMAQRLLAAPTPAMLLAGAWHARKDVGVPVHLLDLGAAQAPTVLMLAEQGSEMTAAMADYVWYTPATPKQDYCKQMRKQFGK comes from the coding sequence ATGCGTGGGCTGTGGCTGTTGGCGTTGGTGGTGCTTGCGGGGTGTCAGCACGTTGTTGCGCCGCCGCCCGTCAATGGCGAGATTCGCGATTTGCGCAGTGGTCAGTTGCTGACGGCGCAGGAACTGATCGACCGGCTCGCTGCGCCTGAACGGCTGATCATTGGCGAGCAGCACGACAACGCCGATCATCACGCCGTGCAGTTATGGTTATTGCAGTCGCTGGGTGAAAGGCGACCGCAGGGCAGCCTGTCGCTGGAAATGCTCACGCCGGATCAGCAACCCAACGTCGATGCCCAGCGCCAGTCGGCCTCGCCCGCCGCTGATCTTCCTGCGGCATTGGCCTGGCAGGACGGTTGGGACTGGAACCTCTATGGGCCAATCGTCCGTTTCGCCCTTGCACAACCTTATCCACTGCTGGCGGCCAATCTGGATGACGGCGAAATCCGCGCCGTTTACCGCAAGCCGCCTGGGTTAAGTGGTGAGCGCAGTAACGCCGATTCGGTGAAGACGACGTTACTGGAACAAATCAGCGATTCCCACTGTGGTCTGCTGCCCAAGTCGCAAATGCCGGCAATGCTCGCCGTTCAGCAACAGCGCGATCGGCGTATGGCACAGCGTTTGTTGGCTGCGCCGACGCCAGCCATGTTGCTGGCCGGCGCTTGGCATGCGCGCAAGGATGTCGGGGTGCCGGTGCACTTGCTGGATTTGGGCGCTGCTCAGGCACCCACAGTGTTGATGCTGGCGGAGCAGGGCAGCGAGATGACGGCGGCGATGGCCGATTACGTCTGGTACACACCCGCGACGCCGAAGCAGGATTACTGCAAGCAGATGCGCAAACAATTCGGCAAATGA
- a CDS encoding heme ABC transporter ATP-binding protein, translating into MLRTHNLQIQRGRKTVLSGVTLQLEPGEVLGVLGPNGAGKSTLLGALCGELSASEGEVSLDGEALNHWTGTQRAQRLAVLPQVSTLDFAFRVEEVVGMGRLPYQSGRVRDEEIVAAALTAADAGHLSGRSYLALSGGERQRVHLARVLAQLWPGQAGQTLLLDEPTSMLDPLHQHTTLQAVREFADRGAAVLVILHDLNLAARYCDRVLLLEGGRPVALDTPEQVLRPDSLKAVFGLEVLVQPHPERGHPLIIAR; encoded by the coding sequence ATGTTGCGTACGCACAATCTGCAGATCCAGCGTGGGCGCAAAACGGTACTCAGTGGCGTCACCCTGCAACTTGAGCCGGGCGAGGTGCTGGGCGTGTTGGGGCCGAACGGTGCTGGCAAAAGCACGTTGCTCGGGGCGCTGTGCGGTGAACTGAGCGCCAGCGAGGGCGAGGTCTCGCTCGACGGCGAGGCGCTGAATCACTGGACGGGCACACAACGCGCTCAACGTCTGGCGGTACTGCCGCAGGTGTCGACCCTGGACTTCGCCTTTCGCGTTGAAGAAGTCGTCGGCATGGGCCGCTTGCCGTATCAAAGCGGCCGGGTGCGCGATGAGGAAATTGTCGCCGCAGCACTGACCGCGGCGGATGCCGGGCATCTGAGCGGCCGCAGTTATCTGGCGTTGTCCGGCGGCGAGCGCCAGCGTGTGCATCTGGCGCGGGTGCTGGCACAGCTCTGGCCGGGTCAGGCCGGGCAAACCCTGTTGCTGGATGAACCGACGTCGATGCTCGACCCGCTGCATCAGCACACAACCTTGCAGGCCGTGCGCGAGTTTGCCGATCGCGGGGCGGCGGTGCTGGTGATCCTGCATGATTTGAATCTGGCGGCGCGTTATTGTGATCGGGTGTTGCTGCTTGAGGGTGGGCGTCCGGTGGCGCTGGATACCCCCGAGCAAGTCTTGCGGCCGGACTCGCTGAAAGCGGTGTTCGGTCTTGAAGTATTGGTGCAGCCGCACCCGGAGCGTGGGCATCCGCTGATCATCGCCCGTTGA
- a CDS encoding FecCD family ABC transporter permease, translating into MLAIWLSLALGPVSLPLLDTLRAGLRMLGVPLAPEGLEQAELILGQIRLPRTLLGLAVGGVLALSGVAMQGLFRNPLADPGLVGVSSGAALGAAIAIVGGSFFGGLPEWFGPYLLSVCAFLGGLGVTALVYRLGRRNGQTNVATMLLAGIALTALASSAVGLFTYLADDATLRTLTFWNLGSLNGASYARLWPLLIISAGVALWLPRRAKALNALLLGESEAGHLGIDVERLKRELVFCTALGVGAAVAAAGMIGFVGLVVPHLVRLLAGPDHRVLLPASVLAGASLLLLADLVARLALAPAELPIGIVTAFIGAPFFLYLLLRGRA; encoded by the coding sequence TTGCTGGCGATCTGGCTGTCACTGGCGTTGGGGCCGGTCAGCCTGCCGTTGCTCGATACGTTGCGCGCGGGATTGCGCATGCTCGGTGTGCCACTGGCGCCAGAGGGTCTGGAGCAGGCTGAGCTGATTCTCGGGCAGATTCGTCTGCCGCGTACTTTGCTCGGGCTGGCGGTCGGCGGTGTGTTGGCCTTGTCTGGCGTGGCGATGCAAGGCCTGTTTCGTAATCCGCTGGCGGATCCGGGGCTGGTCGGTGTTTCCAGCGGTGCGGCGTTGGGTGCGGCGATTGCGATTGTCGGCGGATCGTTTTTTGGTGGTTTGCCGGAATGGTTCGGGCCCTATCTGTTGTCGGTCTGCGCGTTTCTCGGCGGCCTCGGGGTGACGGCGCTGGTCTATCGACTCGGTCGACGCAACGGCCAGACCAACGTCGCGACCATGTTGCTGGCGGGGATTGCCCTGACGGCGCTGGCCAGCTCAGCGGTGGGGCTGTTCACTTATCTGGCGGATGACGCGACGTTACGCACGCTGACGTTCTGGAACCTGGGCAGCCTCAATGGCGCCAGTTATGCGCGGTTGTGGCCATTGTTGATCATCAGTGCTGGCGTGGCGCTGTGGTTACCGCGTCGGGCCAAGGCACTGAATGCCTTGCTGCTCGGTGAGTCGGAGGCCGGGCACCTGGGCATCGACGTCGAGCGGCTCAAGCGTGAATTGGTGTTCTGCACCGCGCTGGGTGTCGGCGCGGCGGTGGCAGCGGCGGGCATGATCGGTTTCGTTGGCCTGGTGGTGCCGCATCTGGTGCGTTTGCTGGCCGGTCCTGATCATCGGGTGTTGCTGCCGGCATCGGTGCTGGCCGGGGCGAGCCTGTTGCTGCTCGCCGATCTGGTCGCGCGTCTGGCGCTGGCGCCGGCGGAGTTACCGATCGGTATTGTCACGGCATTTATCGGTGCACCGTTCTTTCTTTATCTGCTGCTGCGAGGGCGTGCCTGA
- a CDS encoding heme/hemin ABC transporter substrate-binding protein has protein sequence MRLSTRVAVLCVALLLSHQAAAADLPQRWVSAGGALSEWVSALGGESKLVGVDTTSQHPQSLKALPSIGYQRSLSAEGILSLRPDILIGTEEMGPPPVLAQVKAAKVQVELFSAQPDLPTLEKNVTHLGQLLGAKPQAAQLLQSYQQQLDAQKSRVAQAQVKQKAPGVLLLLGHAGGKPLIAGKDTAADWLLQQAGGHNLATHTGYKPFSVESLASLDPEVLVFADRALTGEAAKAALFKENPILNSSRAAKTGRVLELDPTLLVGGLGPRLPTALKTLSDGFYPAKSGQ, from the coding sequence ATGCGCCTGAGTACCCGCGTTGCTGTGCTGTGTGTCGCACTTTTGCTCAGCCACCAGGCTGCAGCGGCTGATTTGCCGCAACGCTGGGTCAGTGCCGGCGGCGCATTGTCAGAGTGGGTCAGCGCCTTGGGTGGCGAGTCGAAACTGGTCGGCGTCGACACCACCAGCCAGCATCCGCAGTCATTGAAGGCGCTGCCGAGCATTGGTTATCAGCGCAGCCTTTCCGCTGAGGGCATTCTCAGTCTGCGCCCGGACATCCTGATCGGCACCGAAGAAATGGGTCCGCCCCCAGTGCTTGCGCAGGTAAAAGCGGCGAAGGTTCAGGTCGAGTTGTTCTCGGCCCAGCCGGATCTGCCGACGCTGGAGAAGAATGTCACTCATCTGGGCCAGTTGCTGGGCGCCAAGCCACAGGCTGCGCAACTGCTGCAAAGTTATCAACAGCAACTCGATGCGCAGAAGTCGCGTGTCGCGCAAGCTCAGGTCAAACAGAAAGCGCCGGGCGTGTTGCTGTTGCTCGGTCATGCCGGTGGCAAGCCTTTGATCGCGGGCAAGGACACGGCCGCCGACTGGCTGCTGCAACAGGCCGGCGGACACAATCTCGCCACCCACACCGGCTATAAGCCGTTTTCCGTGGAGTCCCTCGCCAGCCTCGATCCTGAGGTGCTGGTATTCGCTGACCGTGCGTTGACCGGTGAGGCGGCGAAAGCTGCGCTGTTCAAGGAAAACCCGATTCTCAATTCAAGCCGCGCCGCCAAGACCGGGCGCGTGCTGGAGCTGGACCCGACGCTGCTGGTCGGTGGCCTCGGTCCGCGTCTGCCGACAGCGCTGAAAACCCTGTCTGACGGTTTCTATCCGGCCAAGAGCGGCCAATGA
- a CDS encoding Rieske (2Fe-2S) protein — translation MKFLCAGADLAEAKSRGFEIDGNKLFAVRRSGQAYVYLNRCPHRGVGLEWQPDQFLDPSNSLIQCATHGALFLIEDGECVAGPCAGQALTAIPCREDAQGLWIDV, via the coding sequence ATGAAGTTTCTCTGCGCAGGCGCCGATCTGGCTGAAGCGAAAAGCCGTGGTTTCGAGATCGACGGCAACAAGCTGTTCGCCGTGCGCCGCAGCGGCCAGGCCTATGTCTACCTCAACCGCTGTCCACACCGTGGGGTGGGACTGGAATGGCAACCCGACCAGTTTCTCGACCCGAGCAACAGCCTGATCCAGTGCGCCACCCACGGCGCCCTGTTTCTGATCGAGGACGGTGAATGCGTTGCCGGGCCTTGCGCCGGGCAAGCCCTCACCGCCATCCCGTGCCGCGAAGACGCGCAAGGCCTGTGGATCGATGTTTAA
- the sfsA gene encoding DNA/RNA nuclease SfsA has translation MRFYPPLEEARLIRRYKRFLADIETVSGELLTIHCPNTGSMLNCQVEGGQVWFSRSNDPKRKLPGTWEVGETPQGRLFCVNTGRANGLVEEALQAGVITELNGFTALKREVAYGQEKSRIDFRLEYPSGPAYVEVKSVTLGFDGTAVAAFPDAVTQRGAKHLRELAHLARDGIRAVQLYCVNLSGIEAVRPAREIDSAYADALLEAVACGVEVLAYGVRLSHEEMVIDRRLDVLLNG, from the coding sequence ATGCGCTTTTATCCTCCTCTTGAAGAAGCGCGACTGATTCGTCGTTACAAGCGTTTTCTCGCCGATATCGAAACCGTTAGCGGCGAGTTGTTGACTATTCACTGCCCAAACACTGGCTCGATGCTCAACTGTCAGGTCGAGGGCGGGCAGGTCTGGTTCAGTCGCTCCAATGACCCCAAGCGCAAGTTGCCCGGCACTTGGGAAGTCGGCGAAACCCCGCAAGGGCGGCTGTTTTGTGTGAACACCGGGCGCGCCAACGGCTTGGTCGAAGAGGCCTTGCAGGCTGGCGTGATCACCGAATTAAACGGGTTTACCGCGTTGAAGCGTGAAGTCGCTTACGGTCAGGAAAAAAGCCGTATCGATTTCCGCCTCGAATACCCAAGCGGCCCGGCTTATGTCGAAGTGAAGAGCGTCACCTTGGGCTTCGATGGTACGGCCGTGGCGGCGTTTCCCGATGCGGTGACCCAGCGTGGCGCCAAGCATCTGCGTGAGCTGGCGCATCTGGCGCGTGACGGTATTCGGGCGGTGCAGTTGTATTGCGTCAATCTGAGCGGGATCGAAGCGGTGCGTCCTGCGAGGGAAATCGATTCGGCCTACGCAGACGCACTGCTTGAGGCGGTCGCTTGCGGCGTCGAGGTGCTAGCGTACGGCGTGCGCTTGAGCCATGAAGAGATGGTCATCGACCGGCGCCTCGACGTGTTGCTCAACGGTTAA
- a CDS encoding pyridoxal phosphate-dependent aminotransferase produces the protein MAQPYSARSRAIEPFHVMALLARANELQAEGHDVIHLEIGEPDFTTAEPIIRAGQAALTAGKTRYTAARGIPELREAIAGFYQSRYGLNIDPRRILITPGGSGALLLASALLVDPGKHWLLADPGYPCNRHFLRLVEGAAQLVPVGPDVRYQLTPDLVARHWDHDSVGALVASPANPTGTILTRDELAGLSTAIKARHGHLVVDEIYHGLTYGTDAASVLEVDDSAFVLNSFSKYFGMTGWRLGWLVAPDAAVSELEKLAQNLYISAPSMAQYAALACFEADTIAILEERRAEFGRRRDFLLPALRELGFNIAVEPEGAFYLYADISQFGGDAFAFCRHFLETEHVAFTPGLDFGRYQASHHVRFAYTQNLPRLQEAVERIARGLNSWHG, from the coding sequence ATGGCTCAGCCCTACAGTGCGCGCAGTCGTGCGATCGAACCGTTCCATGTGATGGCGCTGCTGGCGCGGGCCAATGAATTGCAGGCCGAAGGCCACGATGTGATCCATCTGGAAATCGGCGAGCCGGACTTCACTACGGCCGAGCCGATCATCCGTGCCGGGCAAGCGGCGCTGACGGCAGGCAAGACGCGTTACACCGCCGCGCGCGGCATTCCCGAGCTGCGCGAAGCCATTGCCGGGTTTTATCAATCGCGATATGGCCTGAACATCGATCCACGGCGGATTCTGATCACCCCGGGCGGCTCCGGCGCGCTGCTGCTGGCCAGCGCTTTGCTGGTCGATCCCGGCAAACACTGGCTGCTGGCGGATCCGGGTTACCCGTGCAACCGGCACTTCCTGCGCCTGGTCGAAGGCGCGGCGCAGCTTGTTCCTGTGGGGCCGGACGTGCGTTATCAACTGACCCCGGATCTGGTTGCGCGACATTGGGATCACGACAGCGTCGGCGCACTGGTCGCATCGCCGGCCAATCCGACCGGTACGATCCTGACCCGCGATGAGCTGGCCGGGTTATCCACAGCCATCAAGGCCCGACACGGACATCTGGTGGTGGATGAGATCTATCACGGCCTGACTTACGGCACTGACGCCGCCAGCGTGCTGGAAGTCGATGACAGCGCTTTTGTGTTGAACAGTTTCTCAAAATACTTCGGCATGACCGGCTGGCGTCTTGGTTGGCTGGTAGCGCCTGATGCCGCAGTCAGCGAGCTGGAAAAACTCGCGCAAAACCTCTACATCAGTGCCCCGAGCATGGCGCAATACGCGGCACTGGCCTGCTTCGAAGCAGACACCATCGCCATTCTGGAAGAGCGCCGCGCCGAGTTCGGCCGTCGTCGCGACTTCCTGCTGCCGGCATTGCGCGAGCTCGGTTTCAACATCGCCGTTGAACCTGAAGGCGCCTTCTACCTTTACGCCGATATCAGCCAGTTCGGCGGCGATGCCTTCGCGTTCTGCCGGCATTTCCTCGAAACCGAGCATGTCGCGTTTACCCCGGGACTCGACTTCGGTCGCTATCAGGCCAGCCACCATGTGCGGTTTGCCTACACGCAAAACCTCCCTCGCTTACAGGAAGCGGTGGAGCGCATCGCGCGTGGCCTGAATAGCTGGCACGGCTGA
- the dksA gene encoding RNA polymerase-binding protein DksA, with protein sequence MPTQAKQQQNQTISGFEPYVPAKGEEYMGAPMRAHFTKVLNKWKQELMQEVDRTVDHMKDEAANFPDPADRASQEEEFALELRARDRERKLIKKIDKTLQLIEDEEYGWCDSCGVEIGVKRLEARPTADMCVDCKTLAEIKEKQVGK encoded by the coding sequence ATGCCCACCCAAGCAAAGCAACAGCAGAATCAGACGATCAGCGGTTTCGAACCTTATGTTCCGGCGAAAGGTGAAGAGTACATGGGCGCCCCGATGCGCGCGCACTTCACCAAGGTCCTGAACAAGTGGAAACAGGAGTTGATGCAGGAAGTCGACCGCACCGTTGACCACATGAAGGACGAAGCAGCCAACTTCCCTGACCCGGCCGATCGTGCCAGCCAGGAAGAAGAGTTCGCCCTTGAGCTGCGCGCCCGCGACCGCGAGCGCAAGCTGATCAAGAAAATCGACAAGACGCTGCAACTGATCGAAGACGAAGAGTACGGTTGGTGTGATTCGTGCGGCGTCGAGATCGGTGTAAAGCGCCTCGAAGCACGCCCTACGGCCGACATGTGCGTCGACTGCAAGACCCTGGCGGAAATCAAGGAAAAGCAGGTCGGCAAGTAA
- the gluQRS gene encoding tRNA glutamyl-Q(34) synthetase GluQRS: MTAKTSPAYIGRFAPTPSGHLHFGSLVAALASYLDARSVGGRWLVRMEDLDPPREEPGAQAAILKALESYGFEWDGDMVRQSDRHDAYADVLNSLFNHGLAYACTCSRKQLEAYNGIYPGLCRNAGHDQQDAAIRLRVPELEYHFIDRVQGEYRQHLGRDVGDFVIRRRDGLYAYQLAVVLDDAWQGITDIVRGADLLDSTPRQLYLQELLGMRQPRYLHLPLITQPDGNKLGKSYRSPPLEADQATPLLLRALRALGQNPGAELAHASPQELLNWGSAHWDASKIPRTLTLPEAQLL; this comes from the coding sequence ATGACTGCCAAGACATCCCCCGCCTACATCGGCCGCTTCGCCCCAACCCCCAGTGGCCACCTGCACTTCGGTTCGCTGGTTGCCGCCCTCGCCTCCTACCTCGACGCCCGTTCGGTCGGCGGTCGCTGGCTGGTGCGCATGGAAGATCTCGATCCGCCCCGTGAAGAACCCGGAGCGCAAGCCGCGATCCTCAAGGCGCTGGAAAGCTATGGCTTCGAATGGGATGGCGACATGGTGCGCCAGAGCGATCGGCATGACGCTTACGCCGACGTGCTCAACAGCCTGTTCAATCATGGCCTGGCCTACGCGTGCACCTGCTCGCGCAAACAGCTCGAAGCGTACAACGGCATTTATCCTGGCCTGTGCCGCAATGCCGGCCACGATCAACAAGACGCGGCAATCCGCCTGCGCGTGCCGGAGCTGGAATACCACTTCATCGACCGCGTGCAGGGCGAGTACCGTCAACACCTCGGTCGCGACGTCGGCGATTTCGTCATCCGCCGGCGCGACGGCCTCTACGCCTATCAATTGGCCGTGGTGCTCGACGATGCCTGGCAAGGCATTACCGATATCGTCCGTGGCGCCGACCTGCTCGACTCGACACCGCGCCAGCTCTACCTACAAGAACTGCTCGGCATGCGCCAGCCGCGATACCTGCACTTGCCGCTGATTACCCAGCCGGACGGCAACAAACTCGGCAAGTCCTACCGTTCGCCGCCGCTTGAAGCCGATCAGGCCACACCGTTGTTACTACGAGCCTTGCGCGCTCTGGGGCAAAACCCTGGCGCCGAACTGGCCCACGCCTCACCTCAAGAGTTGCTCAACTGGGGCAGCGCGCACTGGGATGCCAGCAAGATCCCGCGCACACTGACCCTGCCCGAGGCGCAACTGCTATGA
- a CDS encoding sensor histidine kinase yields the protein MPMSFSLTQMILISAAYLATLFGVAWVSERGMIPRAIIRHPLTYTLSLGVYASAWAFYGTVGLAYQYGYGFLSSYLGVSGAFLLAPVLLYPILKITRTYQLSSLADLFAFRFRSTWAGALTTIFMLIGVLPLLALQIQAVADSIGILTGEPVQSRVALAFCALIILFTIFFGSRHIATREKHEGLVFAIAFESVIKLVALGGVGLYALYGVFDGPQQLEVWLLQNQTALAALHTPLQEGPWRTLLLVFFASAIVMPHMYHMTFTENLNPRSLVSASWGLPLFLLLMSLAVPLILWAGLKLGATTNPEYFTLGIGIAANSKPLALLAYVGGLSAASGLIIVTTLALSGMALNHLVLPLYQPPAEGNIYRWLKWTRRALIVAIIMAGFGFYLMLGAEQDLANLGIVAFVATLQFLPGVLSVLYWPTANRRGFIAGLLAGILVWVVTMLLPLVGNLQGFYIPLLNMIYVLDDTSWHMAAIASLAANVLMFTLISLFTNASPEEASAAEACAVDNVRRPQRRELHAASPQEFATQLAKPLGAKAAQKEVEQALRDLYLPFDERRPYALRRLRDRIEANLSGLMGPSVAQDMVETFLPYKAGGENYVTEDIHFIESRLEDYHSRLTGLAAELDALRRYHRQTLQELPMGVCSLAKDQEILMWNKAMEELTGIAAQRVVGSRLSTIGEPWKELLQGFINLPDEHLHKQHLALDGQTRWLNLHKAAIDEPLAPGNSGLVLLVEDLTETQMLEDKLVHSERLASIGRLAAGVAHEIGNPVTGIACLAQNLREEREEDDELTEISGQILEQTKRISRIVQSLMSFAHAGSHQHSDEPVCLAEVAQDAIGLLALNRRNFEVQFYNLCDPDHWVEGDPQRLAQVLINLLSNARDASPPHSAVRVKSEAGEHTVDLIVEDEGSGIPKNIMDRLFEPFFTTKDPGEGTGLGLALVYSIVEEHYGQITIDSPADVQSQRGTRIRVTLPRHVEATSAVN from the coding sequence ATGCCGATGAGCTTTAGTCTGACCCAGATGATCCTGATCAGCGCCGCGTACCTGGCGACGCTGTTCGGCGTTGCCTGGGTCAGCGAACGGGGCATGATCCCGCGCGCGATCATTCGTCACCCGCTGACCTACACCCTGTCGCTGGGGGTTTACGCCAGTGCGTGGGCGTTCTACGGCACGGTCGGCCTGGCGTATCAGTACGGCTACGGTTTTCTCTCCAGTTACCTCGGTGTGTCCGGCGCGTTTCTATTGGCGCCGGTGCTGCTCTATCCAATTCTGAAGATCACCCGCACCTATCAACTGTCGTCGCTGGCGGATCTGTTTGCCTTTCGTTTCCGCAGTACCTGGGCCGGCGCTCTGACCACGATCTTCATGCTGATTGGCGTGTTGCCGTTGCTGGCCTTGCAGATTCAAGCGGTGGCCGACTCCATCGGCATTCTCACCGGCGAACCGGTGCAGAGCCGCGTGGCGCTGGCGTTCTGTGCGCTGATCATCCTGTTCACGATTTTCTTTGGCTCCCGCCACATCGCAACTCGCGAGAAACACGAAGGCCTGGTGTTCGCGATTGCCTTTGAGTCGGTGATCAAACTGGTCGCCCTCGGCGGCGTCGGCCTCTATGCCTTGTACGGCGTGTTCGACGGCCCGCAGCAACTTGAGGTGTGGCTGCTGCAAAACCAGACCGCCCTTGCTGCGCTGCACACGCCATTGCAGGAAGGCCCGTGGCGCACGCTGCTGTTGGTGTTCTTCGCTTCGGCGATCGTGATGCCGCACATGTATCACATGACGTTTACCGAAAACCTCAACCCGCGCTCGCTGGTCAGCGCAAGTTGGGGTTTGCCGCTGTTCCTGCTGCTGATGAGCCTGGCAGTGCCACTGATTCTCTGGGCCGGCCTCAAGCTCGGCGCCACGACCAACCCGGAATATTTCACCCTCGGTATCGGTATTGCCGCTAACAGTAAACCGCTGGCATTGCTCGCCTATGTCGGCGGTTTATCGGCAGCCAGCGGCTTGATTATCGTCACCACGCTGGCGCTATCGGGAATGGCGCTGAACCATCTGGTGCTGCCGCTTTATCAGCCGCCGGCCGAAGGCAACATCTACCGCTGGCTGAAGTGGACGCGCCGCGCACTGATCGTCGCGATCATCATGGCCGGCTTCGGTTTCTATCTGATGCTCGGCGCCGAGCAGGATCTGGCCAACCTCGGCATCGTCGCATTTGTGGCGACCCTGCAATTCCTCCCTGGGGTGTTGTCGGTGTTGTACTGGCCGACCGCCAACCGTCGCGGCTTTATCGCCGGTCTGCTGGCGGGGATTCTGGTCTGGGTGGTGACCATGTTGTTGCCGCTGGTCGGCAATCTGCAGGGGTTCTACATCCCGCTGCTGAACATGATTTACGTGCTCGACGACACCAGTTGGCACATGGCCGCAATCGCCTCGCTCGCCGCCAACGTCTTGATGTTCACGCTGATCTCGCTGTTCACCAATGCCAGCCCGGAAGAGGCCAGTGCCGCCGAGGCCTGCGCGGTAGATAACGTCCGTCGCCCGCAACGTCGCGAACTGCACGCCGCCTCGCCGCAGGAATTCGCCACACAACTGGCCAAACCGCTGGGCGCCAAGGCGGCGCAGAAAGAAGTCGAGCAAGCACTGCGCGACCTTTATCTGCCCTTCGACGAGCGCCGCCCGTATGCCCTGCGCCGTTTGCGCGACCGCATCGAAGCCAACCTCTCAGGCCTGATGGGCCCGAGCGTGGCGCAGGACATGGTCGAAACCTTCCTGCCGTACAAGGCTGGCGGTGAAAACTATGTGACCGAAGACATCCACTTCATCGAAAGCCGCCTCGAGGATTACCACTCGCGCCTCACAGGACTGGCTGCCGAACTCGATGCCCTGCGCCGTTACCACCGCCAGACCTTGCAGGAACTGCCGATGGGCGTCTGCTCGCTGGCCAAGGATCAAGAGATCCTGATGTGGAACAAGGCCATGGAAGAACTCACCGGCATCGCCGCGCAACGCGTGGTCGGTTCGCGCCTGAGCACCATTGGCGAGCCGTGGAAAGAATTGCTGCAAGGCTTCATCAATCTGCCCGACGAGCATTTGCACAAACAACACTTGGCCCTCGACGGCCAGACGCGCTGGCTCAACCTGCACAAAGCGGCGATCGATGAGCCGTTGGCACCGGGTAACAGCGGTCTGGTGTTACTGGTCGAGGATTTGACCGAAACGCAGATGCTCGAAGACAAACTGGTGCACTCCGAACGTCTGGCCAGCATCGGTCGACTTGCGGCGGGCGTAGCTCATGAAATCGGCAACCCGGTCACCGGCATCGCCTGTCTGGCGCAAAACCTGCGCGAAGAGCGCGAAGAAGACGACGAGCTGACGGAAATCAGCGGCCAGATTCTCGAACAGACCAAACGCATATCGCGCATCGTTCAGTCGCTGATGAGTTTTGCCCACGCGGGCAGCCATCAGCACAGTGACGAGCCCGTCTGTCTGGCCGAAGTGGCCCAGGATGCCATCGGGCTGCTGGCGCTGAACCGGCGCAATTTCGAAGTGCAGTTCTACAACCTCTGCGATCCCGATCACTGGGTCGAAGGCGATCCGCAGCGACTCGCCCAGGTCTTGATCAATCTGCTCTCCAACGCCCGCGACGCCTCGCCGCCGCACAGTGCGGTACGGGTCAAGAGCGAAGCCGGCGAACACACGGTCGATCTGATCGTTGAAGACGAAGGCAGCGGTATTCCGAAGAACATCATGGACAGATTGTTCGAACCCTTCTTCACCACCAAGGATCCTGGCGAAGGCACCGGTCTGGGCCTTGCACTGGTCTATTCCATCGTTGAAGAGCATTATGGACAAATCACCATCGACAGCCCGGCTGATGTACAAAGCCAACGCGGCACCCGTATCCGGGTGACCTTACCGCGTCATGTCGAAGCGACGTCCGCTGTGAACTGA